A portion of the Melanotaenia boesemani isolate fMelBoe1 chromosome 2, fMelBoe1.pri, whole genome shotgun sequence genome contains these proteins:
- the mmd2a gene encoding monocyte to macrophage differentiation factor 2a encodes MDFKKTKFGRYMNCRVPACKRYQPTEYEHAANCATHGLWILPSLMGGSVLYFLSVDKLHQVAAWLYGSGLTGLFVTSTLFHTASWKISHLRKVEQRFHMCDRMAIYFFIAASYSPWLMLRELGPWACHMRWLIWVMACLGSMYVFFFHERYKLVELLGYVGMGAVPALVIMSMVERSGVCELAVGGVFYAVGVVFFKSDGLVPFAHAIWHLFVAAGAGIHYYAILRYLYLPGPLLHTSR; translated from the exons ATGGACTTCAAGAAGACAAAATTTGGAAG GTACATGAACTGCAGGGTGCCAGCGTGCAAGAGATACCAGCCCACTGAATATGAACACGCTGCTAACTGTGCCACACATGGG TTGTGGATCCTTCCCAGCTTGATGGGCGGGTCTGTGctctacttcctgtctgtggaCAAATTGCATCAGGTTGCTGCCTGGCTTTATGGGAGTGGTCTCACCGGCCTGTTTGTCACCTCAACATTATTCCACACGGCTTCTTGGAAAATCAGCCACCTCCg GAAGGTGGAGCAGCGTTTCCACATGTGTGACAGAATGGCTATCTACTTCTTCATCGCCGCCTCCTACTCTCCCTG GCTGATGCTGAGGGAGCTGGGGCCGTGGGCGTGCCATATGCGCTGGCTGATCTGGGTCATGGCTTGTTTAGGATCCATGTATGTCTTTTTCTTCCACGAGAG GTACAAGCTGGTGGAGTTGCTGGGATATGTGGGGATGGGGGCTGTTCCTGCTTTGGTCATTATGTCAATG GTGGagcgttcaggtgtgtgtgaacTGGCCGTTGGAGGCGTCTTCTATGCGGTGGGCGTCGTCTTCTTTAAGAGCGATGGCCTCGTCCCATTCGCCCACGCTATCTGGCATCTTTTTGTTGCAGCTGGAGCAGGGATTCATTATTATGCCATTTTGAGGTACCTCTACCTACCTGGGCCACTACTGCACACGTCAAGGTGA